From the genome of Virgibacillus siamensis, one region includes:
- a CDS encoding endo-beta-N-acetylglucosaminidase, whose protein sequence is MKGRARSYFKFHVVFMSLIFGIAFLTLQGASAFAEEGENGVINEDYANKLSLKPVAPAFSVESLLNWSPEKDPDSLLNQASVPLDENRFKGHQINPLANPNAGITTASITTMNHDTDNSVGGDTFKMYAFDNWQLLDSFIYWTSSEEGIFALPSPDVVNAAHRNGVPVYATVGFPWGPGSPEMLAEMEAFTEKAADGTFPVADKMIEAAEYYGFDGYFINQEMSGVSEKTAKRMNEMMRYAKRKSDIRFSWYDAQANNGDIDYQNAVNEKNDMYVTPAEDGTYAVDEFFLNYNWGVDEINTTVATMRKHNRSPFDAYAGFEVQQNSFHTEINTNALLNKEKQPKVSIALYAPNSTMGLAKNPADFHKKETYFWTGPQGDPSKADDSSDWKGMARFVTDSSVIQDMPFTTNFNSGHGKKYNVNGKTASNEEWNNLSVQDIMPTWRWWIRGKGSDINVGYDFSKAYNGGNSLKFTGDLNPNSVNDVMLYSTKLDINDTTKIRVTYQNKPGAEVSLGVAFGKDYAENQMKYYPLPESQSGWKTTIINLGEDEGKTAYALSLRIQNSSELEDYQMNVGQISVYDTNAPLISEPANVKVEEKMLQTSYKAEARLSWKDEENALLYEVYQKNADGDKKLIGVTRNNHFYTSNITRTPENASADNKTQLLVVPVNKNYMRGEPAKVDFKWGVDTDATEVDDNPPSSNVALHANITDVSFENTAEPASSALDGSGTSKWAATNKDSGFMTIELDEPKTIRRWRVQHAESGGEAQNMNTIDFELLYKNEDGNWISAERITDNHKAVTDVVLDQPVKASEFKLKVHDSGSSPWVAIRIYEWQLFESDALPKTENIMMHFVTADNNKGANDHVMIENVRKGQVVRLYRSLDSNEVIAKKRAEKDGMISFKNLNFGYEAGRIYYTVQSPDLNESLKFSAGFLSEEPSIANLRKSVEFFEQRGEFSSEDAVATLKNHLKVLEHFEERGMTKQIIHHLHIFNRLLKNQEKNDQLSKEAYMELKADTDRLIEEYQ, encoded by the coding sequence ATGAAGGGAAGAGCCAGAAGCTATTTTAAGTTCCATGTTGTTTTTATGTCATTGATTTTTGGTATAGCATTTCTCACATTACAGGGGGCAAGTGCCTTTGCCGAAGAAGGTGAAAACGGTGTCATTAATGAAGACTATGCAAACAAATTAAGTTTAAAACCAGTTGCGCCGGCATTCAGTGTTGAATCTCTTCTAAACTGGTCTCCGGAAAAAGACCCGGATTCGTTGTTAAACCAAGCAAGTGTTCCGCTTGATGAGAATCGTTTTAAAGGACACCAAATTAATCCATTGGCAAATCCAAATGCCGGGATTACAACCGCATCCATAACAACAATGAATCATGATACCGATAATTCAGTCGGAGGCGATACATTCAAGATGTATGCCTTTGATAACTGGCAGCTGTTGGATTCTTTTATCTACTGGACGTCAAGTGAGGAAGGGATTTTTGCCTTGCCTTCACCCGATGTTGTGAATGCTGCACATCGTAATGGTGTTCCGGTTTATGCGACAGTTGGCTTTCCGTGGGGACCGGGAAGTCCTGAAATGCTCGCGGAAATGGAAGCTTTTACAGAAAAAGCGGCAGATGGAACATTTCCTGTAGCCGATAAAATGATTGAGGCTGCGGAATATTATGGTTTTGACGGATACTTTATTAATCAGGAAATGTCTGGTGTTAGTGAAAAAACTGCCAAACGGATGAATGAAATGATGCGTTATGCAAAACGGAAATCAGATATCCGGTTCAGCTGGTATGATGCCCAGGCAAATAATGGAGATATCGACTACCAAAACGCTGTAAACGAAAAGAATGATATGTACGTAACCCCCGCTGAAGACGGGACTTATGCTGTTGATGAATTTTTCCTGAATTATAATTGGGGTGTAGATGAAATTAATACAACTGTTGCCACAATGAGAAAGCATAACCGCAGCCCTTTTGACGCATATGCAGGTTTCGAGGTGCAGCAGAACTCTTTCCACACAGAAATTAATACGAATGCACTTTTAAATAAGGAGAAGCAACCGAAAGTTTCTATCGCTCTTTATGCACCAAATTCAACAATGGGACTAGCCAAAAATCCCGCTGACTTTCATAAAAAGGAAACGTATTTTTGGACAGGTCCTCAGGGTGATCCGTCCAAGGCTGATGATTCTTCCGACTGGAAGGGTATGGCACGCTTTGTAACTGATTCATCTGTTATTCAGGACATGCCATTTACTACAAATTTCAATAGTGGGCATGGAAAAAAATATAATGTGAATGGGAAAACAGCCAGCAATGAGGAATGGAATAACCTTTCTGTACAGGATATTATGCCGACATGGCGCTGGTGGATTCGTGGTAAAGGCAGCGACATAAATGTTGGTTATGATTTCAGTAAAGCCTATAATGGCGGGAATTCATTAAAGTTCACTGGTGACCTTAATCCAAATTCTGTTAATGACGTAATGCTTTACAGTACAAAGCTGGATATCAATGATACTACCAAGATACGCGTTACTTATCAGAACAAGCCGGGAGCTGAGGTGTCATTAGGTGTTGCTTTCGGAAAAGATTATGCTGAGAATCAGATGAAATATTATCCGCTTCCTGAATCGCAAAGCGGGTGGAAGACAACTATTATAAATCTTGGGGAAGATGAAGGCAAGACAGCATATGCACTGAGTCTCAGAATCCAAAATTCTTCTGAACTGGAAGACTATCAGATGAATGTAGGACAGATATCTGTTTATGATACAAACGCCCCTTTGATTTCTGAACCGGCTAATGTGAAAGTTGAAGAAAAAATGCTGCAAACTTCGTACAAAGCGGAAGCGCGTTTAAGTTGGAAAGATGAAGAGAATGCATTGCTTTATGAGGTTTATCAGAAAAATGCAGATGGGGATAAGAAATTGATAGGGGTAACACGGAACAATCATTTTTATACATCCAATATTACCCGTACACCGGAAAATGCATCAGCAGACAATAAAACGCAGTTACTGGTTGTTCCCGTTAATAAGAATTATATGCGTGGTGAGCCCGCAAAGGTGGATTTTAAATGGGGTGTTGATACAGATGCAACTGAAGTGGATGATAACCCGCCATCATCAAATGTTGCGCTTCATGCCAATATAACTGATGTGTCATTTGAGAATACAGCTGAACCGGCATCCAGCGCATTGGATGGATCCGGAACCAGTAAATGGGCAGCGACGAATAAGGATTCAGGCTTTATGACCATTGAATTGGATGAACCAAAAACAATCCGGCGCTGGCGTGTTCAACATGCTGAGTCTGGTGGGGAAGCACAAAACATGAACACAATTGATTTTGAATTGCTTTATAAAAATGAGGACGGAAACTGGATCAGTGCAGAACGAATCACCGATAATCACAAAGCTGTAACGGATGTCGTTCTTGATCAGCCGGTTAAAGCAAGTGAATTTAAGCTTAAGGTCCATGACAGCGGTTCATCCCCATGGGTGGCAATACGTATTTACGAGTGGCAGCTGTTTGAGAGTGACGCTTTGCCAAAAACAGAAAATATTATGATGCACTTCGTAACTGCGGATAATAATAAAGGTGCCAATGATCATGTAATGATTGAAAATGTGCGTAAAGGACAAGTTGTACGGTTGTATAGATCTCTGGATTCCAATGAAGTTATTGCCAAAAAGCGTGCAGAGAAAGATGGTATGATCTCATTTAAAAACTTGAATTTCGGATATGAAGCAGGAAGAATATATTATACGGTTCAAAGCCCGGATTTAAATGAAAGCCTGAAATTCAGTGCCGGGTTCCTGAGTGAAGAACCAAGTATTGCGAATCTGCGAAAATCTGTTGAGTTTTTTGAACAGCGTGGTGAATTCAGCAGTGAAGATGCGGTTGCAACTTTAAAGAATCACCTTAAAGTGCTGGAGCACTTTGAAGAACGGGGAATGACGAAACAGATTATTCATCATCTGCATATATTTAACAGGTTGCTGAAAAATCAGGAAAAAAATGACCAGCTTTCAAAAGAAGCTTATATGGAACTTAAGGCTGATACCGACCGTTTAATAGAGGAATATCAATAA
- a CDS encoding glycoside hydrolase family 1 protein, producing MKQYTFPEGFLWGSAASAPQTEGASQKDGKAKSIWDYWYETEAERFYENIGPEITSDFYHCYEQDIQRMKNIHLNSFRTSISWSRLLPDGTNVNQKAVEFYNRVIDTLLNQGIKPIINLFHFDMPMHLQEKGGWENREVVDAFAFYARTAFELFGDRVTLWTTFNEPIVPVEMGYLNHFHYPCVVDMKRAVTVAYHSILASAKAIRNYRELNRDGQIGIILNLTPSYPRSQDKEDVRAAEIADLFFNRSFLDPSVLGEYPSALIELLDEHQLLPHREKGDKELLRHNVVDFLGVNYYQPRRVKKKESAGSSQEGIMPEDFFDPYIWPERRMNPYRGWEIYEKGLYDIAVNIKQNYGNIPWYVAENGMGVANEERFMDQTGTIQDNYRIEFYEEHLKWLHQAIEEGSNCFGYHVWTFMDNWSWLNAYKNRYGFYRVNLKDRERILKKSGNWFKQVIDQNGLIVED from the coding sequence ATGAAGCAGTATACGTTTCCGGAAGGTTTTTTATGGGGTTCCGCTGCATCCGCTCCCCAAACAGAGGGGGCTTCTCAAAAAGACGGGAAAGCGAAAAGTATTTGGGATTACTGGTATGAAACGGAAGCGGAGCGTTTCTATGAAAATATTGGACCGGAGATAACTTCCGATTTTTATCATTGTTATGAGCAGGATATTCAGCGGATGAAGAATATCCATCTCAATTCATTCCGCACCTCAATTTCCTGGTCACGCTTATTGCCTGATGGGACCAATGTCAATCAGAAAGCGGTAGAATTTTACAATCGGGTAATCGATACATTATTAAATCAGGGGATTAAACCGATTATCAATTTATTTCATTTTGATATGCCGATGCATTTGCAGGAAAAAGGCGGATGGGAAAACAGAGAGGTGGTTGATGCATTTGCATTTTATGCCAGAACTGCTTTTGAACTTTTCGGTGACAGGGTGACGTTGTGGACGACGTTTAATGAACCAATCGTACCCGTGGAAATGGGATACTTGAACCATTTTCATTATCCGTGTGTAGTTGATATGAAGCGGGCAGTGACAGTTGCATATCACTCCATACTGGCCAGTGCCAAAGCAATCCGGAATTATCGAGAACTGAATCGGGATGGACAGATTGGCATTATTTTGAACCTGACTCCATCTTATCCAAGAAGTCAGGATAAAGAGGATGTTCGTGCCGCAGAAATTGCTGATTTATTCTTTAATCGCAGCTTCCTGGATCCATCTGTGCTGGGAGAATACCCATCAGCATTAATTGAATTATTGGATGAGCATCAGCTTTTACCGCACCGGGAAAAAGGGGATAAAGAGCTGTTGCGTCATAATGTTGTCGACTTTTTAGGTGTTAACTATTATCAGCCGAGACGTGTTAAAAAGAAAGAATCTGCGGGCAGTTCGCAGGAAGGAATCATGCCGGAAGATTTCTTTGATCCGTATATATGGCCGGAGCGCCGTATGAATCCATACCGCGGCTGGGAAATTTATGAAAAAGGTTTGTATGATATTGCCGTAAACATTAAACAAAATTACGGTAATATTCCGTGGTATGTGGCGGAAAATGGAATGGGGGTAGCCAATGAAGAGCGATTTATGGATCAAACTGGCACGATTCAGGACAATTACCGGATTGAGTTTTATGAAGAGCATTTAAAATGGCTTCATCAAGCTATTGAAGAAGGTTCTAACTGTTTCGGCTATCATGTCTGGACTTTCATGGATAATTGGTCATGGCTGAATGCCTATAAGAATAGATATGGGTTTTATCGTGTGAATTTAAAGGATCGCGAACGTATTTTGAAAAAAAGCGGAAATTGGTTTAAGCAGGTAATCGATCAAAATGGTTTGATTGTGGAGGATTAA
- a CDS encoding glycoside hydrolase family 125 protein has translation MEQPQSMKQLVEEIKNIYSDDPKIQAMFTYCFPNTYETTLKPQQDGTTFVITGDIPAMWLRDSAAQVRPYLILAEEDAYMADIVEGVIQRQFAFILHDPYANAFNEEPNGRRYSNDQTDMTPLIWERKYEIDSLCYPIQLAYLFWKSTGRTSHFNERFLHAVERVISVWTTEQHHNRDSNYHFVRTNCTPQDTLSHNGNGAPAGYTGMTWSGFRPSDDACEYGYLIPSNMFAVVVLKQLAEVALNVLENGELAESATLLAAEIDKGIQSYGRVEHPIYGTIYAYETDGWGNYNLMDDANVPSLLAMPYLGYCSINDPVYQNTRKFLLSEANPYYYQGSTAAGIGSPHTPEKYIWHIALAIQGMTAGTQKEKQSILELFKQTDAGKNLMHEGFHADDPNKFTRDWFSWANSMFSEFILSMNGIYVSGSALDAQ, from the coding sequence ATGGAACAGCCGCAGTCAATGAAACAGTTGGTGGAAGAAATCAAAAATATTTATTCCGATGATCCTAAAATCCAGGCAATGTTTACCTATTGTTTTCCCAATACGTATGAAACCACACTTAAGCCGCAACAAGATGGTACGACATTTGTTATTACCGGGGATATTCCTGCCATGTGGCTGCGCGATTCAGCAGCCCAAGTCCGCCCGTATCTGATTTTGGCCGAGGAAGATGCATATATGGCCGATATAGTTGAAGGTGTAATTCAAAGACAATTTGCCTTCATTCTGCATGATCCATATGCTAATGCTTTTAACGAAGAGCCGAATGGCCGGCGGTACAGCAACGATCAAACCGATATGACGCCGCTAATCTGGGAACGAAAATATGAGATTGACTCATTATGTTATCCGATTCAGTTGGCCTATTTATTTTGGAAGTCAACGGGAAGAACCTCACACTTTAATGAAAGGTTTCTGCATGCTGTTGAAAGAGTTATCAGTGTTTGGACGACGGAACAGCATCATAACCGTGATTCCAATTATCATTTTGTCCGCACAAATTGTACTCCTCAGGATACTTTATCTCATAACGGAAATGGAGCCCCCGCAGGTTATACCGGAATGACCTGGTCAGGGTTCAGGCCAAGTGATGATGCGTGCGAATATGGCTACCTGATACCATCCAACATGTTCGCAGTTGTTGTTTTAAAGCAGCTGGCGGAAGTTGCGCTAAATGTACTTGAGAATGGAGAGTTGGCTGAATCCGCTACATTATTGGCTGCGGAAATTGATAAAGGTATTCAATCGTACGGCAGGGTTGAACATCCGATATACGGTACGATTTATGCGTATGAAACTGATGGTTGGGGGAATTACAACCTGATGGATGACGCAAATGTGCCGTCATTGCTTGCGATGCCGTATTTGGGATATTGCTCTATCAATGATCCGGTCTATCAAAATACAAGGAAATTCCTTTTGAGTGAAGCGAATCCATATTATTACCAGGGCAGTACGGCAGCGGGAATTGGCAGCCCGCATACACCAGAGAAATATATTTGGCATATTGCACTTGCCATACAAGGGATGACAGCTGGAACACAAAAGGAAAAGCAATCTATTCTTGAGCTTTTTAAACAAACTGATGCCGGCAAGAACCTGATGCATGAAGGGTTTCATGCAGATGATCCAAATAAGTTCACCAGGGACTGGTTTTCCTGGGCAAACTCCATGTTTAGTGAATTTATCCTTAGTATGAATGGAATTTATGTTAGTGGCAGTGCATTGGACGCACAGTAA
- a CDS encoding alpha-mannosidase, whose protein sequence is MKQKTVHIISHSHWDREWYLPYEKHHAQLVGLMDRLLEELGHNPKFESFHLDGQTIILDDYLQVRPEKRDIIEHYVREGKLQIGPWYILQDEFLTSGEANIRNLQYGMKDSKSWGGMSEIGYFPDSFGNIGQAPQILKQAGITSAAFGRGVKPTGFNNMVSDSEAFESPFSEMIWRSPDGSSVLGVLFANWYCNGNEVPVEEGKARQYWDERLRAMEAYASTSQLLMMNGCDHQPIQLDLPKAIQTAEKLYPEIEFVHSSFNHYIKELQPELPKTLKTVDGELRSQQTDGWGTLVNTASSRLYLKQMNRTGEVLLEKVAEPLQTFAYMLGADYSHHFFEYAWKTLMQNHPHDSICGCSVDEVHREMVPRFEKSKHVAETLIENSLSFITNQIHTVDFEKYGDDALPFAVYNTTGKVRTGPISVVLDVKREYFASGVNKGNLKSFPLGDRSIIDGGGRKYDCEVEDLGIHFGYDLPDDKFRQPYMARRIQVSFQAEDVPALGFKTFACITDHEKNSVIDSTLVSGKDAMENDYLHVQIETNGSLAITDKMSGRVFNDLCIYEDTGDIGNEYMYKQPEHDCPLSTKQLDATVNLVTDTSFKASYEIIHDWEIPAAADELLDEEQRELVDFKYRKTKRSAEKIPCRIQTMVSLTKDGKGVEVETTFDNQARDHRLRALFPTGMETAIHAADSIFEVAERNIEPFSGWTNPDNSQHQQAFVNVSDEQAGLTIANHGLNEYEILRDGKQTIAITLLRSVRELGDWGYFPTPEAQCIGKHTVSFQIIPHQQEASKLQSFQLAYQFQVPWTVKQAGMQRGSLPTEHSFIKPVMDSDALAFSSLKVSEESGDTMARWFNLTENNEKLDLNVAKKLNRMYKSNILEEIEDSLYDSDPKRVKVTAGKYEIITVGFTHL, encoded by the coding sequence ATGAAGCAGAAAACAGTCCACATTATCTCACATTCGCACTGGGATAGGGAGTGGTATTTACCTTATGAAAAACACCATGCGCAACTGGTCGGATTAATGGACAGGTTGTTAGAGGAGTTAGGACATAATCCGAAATTTGAAAGTTTCCATCTTGATGGACAAACGATTATTTTAGATGATTATTTACAAGTACGACCGGAGAAACGGGATATAATCGAACATTATGTTCGCGAAGGAAAATTGCAAATTGGCCCATGGTATATTTTACAGGACGAATTTTTAACCAGTGGGGAAGCTAATATACGAAATCTTCAGTATGGTATGAAGGATTCTAAATCATGGGGAGGTATGTCAGAAATCGGGTATTTTCCGGATTCCTTTGGCAACATTGGTCAGGCACCGCAAATTTTAAAACAGGCTGGTATCACCAGCGCCGCGTTTGGCCGAGGTGTAAAACCAACCGGATTTAATAATATGGTGTCTGATTCGGAAGCATTTGAATCGCCATTTTCCGAAATGATCTGGCGTTCACCTGATGGTTCTTCTGTTCTTGGTGTTCTATTTGCCAATTGGTATTGTAATGGGAATGAAGTGCCTGTTGAGGAAGGAAAAGCCCGGCAATATTGGGATGAGCGTTTGCGGGCAATGGAGGCATATGCATCGACCTCCCAATTGCTGATGATGAATGGCTGTGACCATCAGCCGATTCAGCTTGATTTGCCGAAAGCGATTCAAACAGCCGAAAAACTTTATCCGGAAATTGAATTCGTTCATTCCAGTTTTAATCATTATATAAAGGAATTACAGCCTGAGCTCCCAAAAACGTTAAAAACCGTAGATGGGGAATTACGCAGTCAGCAAACTGATGGGTGGGGGACGCTTGTTAACACTGCCTCTTCGCGCTTGTACCTGAAACAAATGAACCGAACAGGTGAAGTGCTTTTGGAAAAGGTTGCGGAACCGCTGCAAACATTTGCATACATGCTTGGTGCAGATTACAGCCACCATTTTTTTGAGTATGCTTGGAAAACATTAATGCAAAATCATCCGCATGACAGTATTTGCGGATGCAGCGTGGATGAAGTGCACCGTGAGATGGTACCGCGCTTTGAAAAAAGTAAGCATGTGGCTGAAACGCTTATTGAAAATAGTTTATCGTTCATAACCAATCAGATTCATACGGTTGATTTTGAGAAATATGGAGATGATGCACTGCCGTTTGCTGTATACAATACTACCGGCAAAGTAAGAACAGGTCCTATATCAGTTGTTCTTGATGTGAAGCGGGAATATTTTGCTTCAGGGGTTAACAAAGGCAACCTGAAATCTTTTCCGCTTGGTGATAGAAGCATAATTGATGGTGGGGGCAGGAAATATGATTGTGAAGTGGAAGACCTTGGCATTCACTTCGGTTATGATCTTCCCGATGATAAATTTCGTCAGCCGTACATGGCGCGAAGGATTCAGGTTTCGTTTCAGGCAGAGGATGTACCGGCATTAGGTTTTAAAACATTCGCTTGCATCACTGATCATGAAAAAAATTCTGTAATTGATTCCACACTTGTCTCGGGTAAAGACGCAATGGAGAATGATTATTTGCATGTTCAAATTGAAACAAACGGCTCTTTGGCTATTACGGATAAGATGAGTGGACGTGTTTTTAATGATTTGTGTATTTATGAGGATACTGGAGATATCGGAAATGAGTACATGTACAAACAGCCGGAACATGATTGCCCATTAAGCACAAAACAGCTGGACGCCACCGTTAATCTGGTAACGGACACATCTTTTAAAGCATCATATGAGATTATTCACGATTGGGAAATTCCTGCTGCAGCCGATGAGCTGCTTGATGAGGAGCAGCGAGAGCTTGTTGATTTCAAGTACAGAAAGACAAAACGTTCAGCTGAAAAAATACCATGTCGCATCCAAACAATGGTTTCATTAACGAAAGACGGAAAAGGTGTTGAGGTGGAAACAACCTTTGATAACCAAGCCAGGGATCACCGGCTGCGGGCTTTGTTTCCAACTGGAATGGAAACGGCAATTCATGCAGCAGATTCCATTTTTGAGGTTGCCGAGCGTAATATTGAACCATTTTCCGGGTGGACAAATCCTGATAATTCGCAGCATCAGCAGGCATTTGTCAACGTAAGTGATGAGCAGGCTGGACTGACCATTGCCAATCATGGACTGAATGAATATGAAATTCTTCGTGACGGAAAACAGACGATTGCGATAACCTTGTTACGATCTGTCCGTGAGCTTGGCGACTGGGGATATTTTCCCACTCCGGAGGCTCAGTGTATTGGTAAGCATACCGTATCTTTTCAAATCATACCGCATCAGCAAGAAGCATCCAAGCTTCAGTCATTCCAGCTTGCTTATCAATTCCAGGTTCCATGGACTGTCAAGCAGGCAGGTATGCAGCGTGGAAGTCTGCCTACAGAACACTCCTTTATTAAACCAGTCATGGATTCGGATGCTCTGGCTTTTTCCTCGCTGAAAGTATCAGAGGAATCCGGGGATACAATGGCGCGCTGGTTTAATTTGACTGAAAACAATGAGAAGCTGGATTTGAACGTTGCAAAAAAATTAAATCGAATGTATAAGAGCAATATCCTGGAGGAAATTGAAGATTCCTTGTATGACAGTGATCCTAAACGGGTTAAGGTTACAGCGGGGAAATATGAAATTATTACAGTCGGTTTTACGCATTTATAG
- a CDS encoding ROK family protein, with product MKYSIGVDIGGTKVAVAIVDQIGSIVKHRIIPTDLSIPPEQMIKRIIQVVNEVLRDDRFSHDVITGIGVGVPGPLDSRNGMVTCPPNLATWRDVPIKQIMEADLPYTVQLENDANAATLAEKWLGAGRNHEHVIYMTVSTGIGAGIFTDGRLLRGRNGNAGDIGHTVIDPSFGECSCGQKGCLEAIASGTAIARHGSTIVGEPVTTERVFRLYKEKDPRIVEYIDSVFRVLGTACVNLVNTFDAEIIIIGGGVSKVGKPLFETAQEYVSAYALNPMGRQAKVIPAELEQNSGVIGAAALCL from the coding sequence ATGAAATACTCGATTGGCGTAGATATTGGAGGTACAAAGGTAGCGGTGGCTATTGTTGATCAAATTGGTTCAATTGTTAAACACCGTATCATACCGACCGACTTATCAATACCACCTGAGCAAATGATTAAACGGATTATTCAAGTTGTGAATGAAGTCCTGCGAGATGACAGATTCTCGCATGATGTGATAACTGGCATCGGTGTTGGTGTACCCGGCCCTTTGGACAGCAGAAATGGCATGGTAACCTGTCCGCCAAACCTGGCAACTTGGAGAGATGTACCGATTAAACAAATAATGGAGGCAGATCTGCCATATACAGTACAGCTCGAGAATGATGCAAATGCCGCAACGCTAGCAGAAAAATGGCTCGGCGCCGGGCGGAATCATGAGCACGTCATATATATGACAGTCAGCACGGGAATTGGTGCCGGCATTTTCACAGATGGCCGGCTATTACGCGGGCGAAATGGCAATGCGGGCGATATCGGACATACTGTCATTGATCCTTCCTTTGGTGAATGCTCGTGCGGACAAAAAGGATGTCTGGAAGCAATTGCTTCCGGCACGGCGATTGCCCGGCACGGATCCACCATCGTCGGTGAACCGGTTACAACAGAGAGAGTCTTCCGATTGTACAAGGAGAAAGACCCCCGTATCGTCGAATATATTGATAGCGTGTTTCGGGTGCTGGGAACTGCCTGTGTCAATCTTGTAAACACGTTTGATGCCGAGATCATCATCATCGGCGGGGGTGTATCAAAAGTTGGTAAGCCATTATTCGAGACAGCCCAAGAGTATGTAAGTGCTTATGCATTAAATCCCATGGGTCGGCAGGCAAAGGTAATACCAGCTGAATTGGAACAGAACTCCGGTGTTATTGGTGCTGCGGCTTTGTGTCTTTGA
- a CDS encoding carbohydrate ABC transporter permease, producing MFNKKFLQKALPYIVLSIIGVMFFIPLLWMVFASFDSHPTLAIELPEEFTFTNWTEILTDPGILRSFVIGIFLSLVSSLVLVIASALAAYPLSRYHLKHKNSIILTILFMSGLPMTAIMVPVYQLFVFFNLNDSLIATMFFLAASGLPYGIWLMKNFIDSVPLTLEESAWIDGASVLVGLRKVVAPLMTPGIFTVLIFTFTNSWGNFFVPFILIQSTEKLPASVTIYQFFGQHGMVFYGQLAAFSFVYTIPVIILYFVGQRYMSKGFSLGGASKG from the coding sequence ATGTTTAACAAAAAGTTTTTGCAAAAAGCATTGCCCTATATTGTACTTTCTATAATTGGAGTAATGTTCTTCATTCCGCTTCTGTGGATGGTTTTTGCATCATTTGATTCCCATCCTACACTGGCAATCGAACTGCCGGAGGAATTTACCTTTACCAATTGGACGGAAATACTAACAGATCCGGGGATTTTACGCTCGTTCGTTATCGGTATTTTCCTGTCTTTGGTTTCTTCTCTGGTGCTTGTGATAGCTTCAGCCTTGGCAGCTTATCCATTGTCCAGGTATCATTTGAAACATAAGAATTCAATCATTCTGACGATACTCTTTATGTCCGGGCTGCCAATGACAGCAATTATGGTTCCGGTGTACCAGTTATTTGTATTCTTTAATTTAAATGATTCGTTGATTGCGACGATGTTTTTCCTTGCTGCTTCCGGACTTCCATATGGGATATGGCTGATGAAAAACTTTATCGACTCTGTACCGCTGACACTTGAGGAATCAGCCTGGATTGATGGAGCTAGTGTATTGGTCGGCTTGCGGAAAGTTGTTGCACCTTTAATGACACCCGGAATCTTTACAGTACTGATTTTTACATTTACAAACAGCTGGGGGAACTTTTTTGTACCATTTATTTTAATTCAATCTACGGAAAAACTACCCGCTTCCGTAACCATCTATCAGTTCTTTGGTCAGCATGGAATGGTGTTTTATGGTCAGCTGGCGGCATTTTCTTTTGTTTATACGATTCCTGTTATTATTTTGTATTTTGTAGGACAGCGATATATGTCTAAAGGTTTCAGTCTTGGCGGGGCATCAAAAGGCTGA